The Labeo rohita strain BAU-BD-2019 unplaced genomic scaffold, IGBB_LRoh.1.0 scaffold_2338, whole genome shotgun sequence DNA segment TTTTCCAGTATCAGCTTTCAGTACAAACTCACCTTTTCTGTTTGTGTGAGATGAGAGTTTTCTTTGTTGAACTTCCACACAACTGGTTGCTGGCTGCCTTCCACTCGAATGGTCATCTCCAGGTCTAACTGCTTTATGTCTTTCACTTGAATCCTGTATTCAGCTACAGCCTGGAACACCATGATGGTGGCCTGGGATGGAGGAGACAATTTTGATGTGTTTTCCATGGGCAGATTTCACCTTTTGGTTTtaaatgtttccttttttttataatgttgtaTTGTAAACATATGGACATGTGTTGGATGTACACTACGAACCTGAGTCGTGCCATATCCTCCACTGTATTGCCTCTGGTTGTTGAGCCAGTTTACAATGGGAGCTGCACTCTGGAAGTCTTGAACTTTTACGAGAGCCAGAAGCGCATAGGCTGAAGCCTCTAAAGTAAAGCTACTGCTTCCAGGGACAGGCCAGTGACTTCCATCTGTACaggattaattaaatttatttatttatttatttattttttgtataacaCTTTTCACCATTCAGATTGTTTAGCTTTTTGTTGATAGAGAGCAGACGAGAAATGCACGACACCAGTCAGATTTTAAACTGTTGATTTGTTTATGCCAATCATCATTTATTCCCTTGTAAGcttgtatttctgttttgtatttttgttttggctttGAATAAAATGTAGCATAAATGTAATGTTGTTATGCATCTTAATCATTTAGGCTCTGATACCTAGGCAGGCAAAACGAGATGTTGATACAGAATGATACAGATGCAGATTTAagcacaaataaacagacaaataacattactgttattataaaacattattaccTGGACAGGTTAGAATTCAACAGAAATGGCTATATCTTTACCTGCAGAGGCTTTTTTCAACAGGACCTGTTTATCAAGTGCATTTCCATTGGCAAGAGCATAAGATGCCATAGCCACTGCGTAAGGATTCGTCAGACCATGTAAACGAGATCTGAGATACACAATGGCTTTATATATGCTGCTGTCAAGACTCTAAAgaggaataaaaacaaacaaaaaaacaaaaaacaactgaattGAGAGAATAAATTACACTGAGTTGCATAAATAATTAACACATTGAGCTAGAAACACTTATTAACTCAAAGCCCAACAGGACTCACTGAGATTTGACCGGCACAAATTCCCTTCCCCTCCTGCAGGGCAATGAGCACAAAAGCTGTCATGGATGCTTCAGAATCTCCCCCACGTACATTCCCCTGTGCACAGTGATGAAATCAGAATTATTAAAAGGTGAGTAAAGATGTGGTCACATTTACCACTGCTCTGTGAATTTTGTGGGGGAAATCAAGTCATTTCAATAGAAACTAGAACATTATTCCACCAGGTAAACCTATGGCAACAAAGAAATGTCCCTACGTGAATTTTCAGTGCTGATGTTCAGCAGTGACTTCTGTGTGGGTGGAGACTCATAACTTCAAAACAGACAAACCACAACGGACGAGCGGCAAGAGTTTCAGCTCAACATCCAGCGTAATGAAGTGAGTGGATTTTTATCTGTGAGATAAATTCCTATGTGTGTGGTTACAAACTTAATACAAAGCACAAGTATGTATCCAGGCTGGTTGAAAAGAAATTGGGTCTCATTGGGTCCATTTggaaaaaaagcacatttattttaattgcccGAGACCTCAGCTAATACCAAACCCGACTAGTGTCCGAGGTCCTTGTAGAAGTTTCAGACCTGAATCCGCTTAGGTTGGATCTTGGGTTTTCGCATCCAAGTCGACCTccaatattatataaaaaaggtTGATTGAacaacgtctaggttacgtacgtaaccctcgttccctgaaggagggaacggagacgttacatcccctgccacgacctgacgtcgcgctgacgccgggctgcagctcggctcctcagcaaaagcctgaatgagtggttgcacgccgccttcttatatatccgtatatacgggggagtggctcggcatgcaaataccactcgccaatgttcatgaatgttcattggccttttgaataaggcttggagatgattggactctcaagcgagttcccatatgtaacgtctccgttccctccttcagggaacgagggttacgtacgtaacctagacgttccccttcagtcgtttcactacgacgttacatatgggaacagacccatggaacaggccacAAACCAGACGTCGCGTTACGCAACACACCGCATGccgacaggcggacgtgtcagcagacggatatgagcgtaaccttcccaacgccctgggggccaatagggggccccacagggatgccagttgtactgaagcaggagttgggggggggcggagcacatgaaatctctacatgtggaacacaagaaattcaatatatccatagattttagggatatatgagggaaacatcggccttctggctgaccgtggaaaaatactgaaacatgttgccacaacctgctgggcgaaggagacccaaccggagcacagacaagcactactctgcactaggcctgactgcggggcatggaggacccaggttCGCCGGAGGGAACAACTGAGGGAAATAGCGCACAGATCCattaggaatggcgcagcaagccgacaccagccggactcccgctcgcctgtgatgtctatgttaagacacgggaggatacggcctctacgcgaaggttgtagaacctggcgaaggtattaggtgtcgcccaacccgcagctctacagatatctgctagtgaggcgccatgagccaacgcataggatgaggcaacactccgtgtggagtgggcacgaacacctaaggggcatggctctccctggttttggtacgacagggagatggcatctaccacccaatgcgccaacctctgtttggagacagcattccctttctgctgacctccaaagcagacgaagagctgctcggtgcgtctgaagtgccgagtgcagtccacgtatatacgcagagcacgaactggacacagcagcgcagaggctgggtctgcctcctccaggggcagagcttgcaggttcaccacctgatcgcggaaaggcgtggtgggaaccttgggcacataaccaggccggggtctcaggatgacgtgagaatcgccgggcccgaattctaggcacgcttcgtcgacagagaaagcttgtaggtcccctaccctcttgatggaggccagtgcggtcaggagcgctgtcttGAGTGACAGATATTTTAGCTCAACTGACGCAAGTGGCTCAAATGGGGCCTCCCGCAGACCCTGGAGGGCGATGGAGAGGTCCCAAGAGGGTATGGGGTGCGGCCTGGGGGGGATTAACCCTTCTCGCACCCCTCAGGAACCTCACGATGAGTTGGTGCTTACCTAGGGATGTtccatccactgcatcgtggtacgctgcaatggcagcaacgtacactttgagagttgaagGGGACAGCCTGCGCTCCAACTTTTCCTGCAGGAAGGGAAGCACTACTGCAATCgtacatctctgtgggtcctccccGCGAGAGGAACACCAGTCGACGAACAGACCCCATCTCAGCGCATAAGCCTGCCTTGTGGAGGGGACTCTGGACTGAGTGATAGTTTCTATCACGGCCTGTGGAAGGCCGGAGAGATCTGACGCGTCCCTTCCAGGAACCGGACGTGCAGGTTCCACAGGTCGgggcgcgggtgccaaattgtgcccatcccctgagaaagaagatCTCTCCTCAAGGGGCTTTTTCAGGGAGGGGCTGCCGCGAGGGAAATGAGTTCTggaaaccaggtccgggtgggccagtatggcgcaaccagcagaacctgctcctcatcctccctgatcttgcacagtgtctgtgcaaggaggctcactgggggaaaggcgtacttgggccccggaggccagctgtgtgccagtgcgtccCTGCCGAGGCTGTTGGGAGCCTCGTTGAGGGAGTAGAAccgctggcagtgggaggattcgggggaagcaaacagatctatctgggcctccccgaaatggctccaaatcagctggactgtctcggggtggagtcgccattctccaggatgggtggactgccgtgagagctggtcggctgcacggttgagttctcctggaatgtgaacggCACGTAGCGATTCCAGCCACATTTGACTCCATaggagcagatggcgggcgagttgtgacatgcgacgggagcgtagaccaccttgacggttgatgtaggctacagtcgctgtgctgtcggtgcgaacaagcacgtgcttgtgatGCAACGTCGGTCGGAAGCAACGAAGGGCCAGAAGCACAGCCAACAACTCtaggcaattgatatgccattgcagtcgaggtcctgtccaggagcccgatGCTGTTGCCcccgttgcatacagcaccccaacctgtggaagaggcatccgtgtataccacaagatgcctggagacttgtcccagggggactccggcctgaaggaaggccgggtctgaccacgggctgaacaggcggcgacactgcagggaaacgccaatccggagtgtgccacggtgccatgcccatctcgggactcgatcgtgtaaccagcgctgaagcggtctcatatgaagcaggcCGAGCGGCGTCACTGCGGctgcggctgccatatgccccaggagcctctgaaatgttttgagagggaccgctgttttgtgtctgaatgactccaaacacttcagcactgactgcgcgcgctcgttggtgaggcgggctgtcatactgaccgagtccagctccacgccgagaaaagagatcctctgcactggggagagtttgctcttctctcggttgacctgaaggcccagatggctgaggtgccgGAGCACCAAGTCCCTCTGTTCGCACAACAGATCTCGCGAGTGAGCTATGagaagccagtcgtcgagatagttgaggatgcgAATGCCCGTCTGCCAAAGAGGGGACAGGGCAGCCTCCGCGACTTTCGTAAAGACacggggagagagggagaggccaaatggaagcactttgtactgatacgctcgacccttgaaagcaaaccgtaggaagggtctgtgtcgaggcaggatcgagacgtgaaagtacgcgtccttcaggtcgatggctgcgAACCAATCCTGGGGACGAATGCGTGTTAGCATGCGCTTCGTCGTGAGAATCTTGAACGGCAGCCtgagaagggaccgattcagGGTTCGAAGATCCAGGATGGGTCTTAACCCACCGCTCTTTTTGGGCACAATGAAGTAAGGACTGTAAAACCCTgacttcatctcggctggagggacaggctcgattGCGACCTTCGCCAGTAGGACTGCAACCTCCGCACGAAGCACAGCGGCATGTGTGCCCAAATGGACGGAAGTGGAAAGGACGCCTCTGTACCTGGGCGGACGCCTGGCGAACTGAATCGCATAGCCGAGACGTACCGTCCGAATCAACCACCGCGAGGGGCTGGGAAGCTGAAGCCAGGCTCCCAGCCTGGTCGCCAGGGGTATCAAAGGGACGTTGACCGACGTGACCGCAGTGGGGCAGCCTGGGgggggggaaggggaaggggactgATCCCAGAAGGAAGAACGTCCTGGAGAAAAGTCAGACTGCAC contains these protein-coding regions:
- the LOC127159605 gene encoding complement C3-like; protein product: MTAFVLIALQEGKGICAGQISSLDSSIYKAIVYLRSRLHGLTNPYAVAMASYALANGNALDKQVLLKKASADGSHWPVPGSSSFTLEASAYALLALVKVQDFQSAAPIVNWLNNQRQYSGGYGTTQATIMVFQAVAEYRIQVKDIKQLDLEMTIRVEGSQQPVVWKFNKENSHLTQTEK